CGACGTGGCTTGAAGCTCCGTTTGCGCCGCACCGCGCGGGCGGGCTCGACGACAATGACAGCGGCGGCCTGCCGGAGGATATCCAGCAGCAGATCCGCGAGGCGGCGCGCGACGCCATCTTCGCCTTCCTCGACGGCGAGGCGGAGGTCGATCCGGCGCCCGACGATGCTCGCCTGGCGCAAATGCTCAGTGTGGCGATGGGCGAGCCCGTCCCTCCCGAATACGGAGAAATTGTCTCCTTCAACCTCGGCATCCGCCAAGCCGATCCGCAGCTACCCGGGGACCGCAAGCTCAAGGCGATTGTCATCGGTGGCGGGATTTCGGGCCTGTGCGCGGCGGTCAATCTCGAGCGCGCGGGGATCGACTGGGAGATTCTCGAGAAGAATGACGATGTCGGCGGGACGTGGTTCGAGAATCGCTATCCCGGCTGCGGCGTGGACACGCCCAACCTCACCTACACTTTCTCCTTCGCGGAGTGGGACTGGGCGCATTACTTTCCGCTCCAGACCGAGATTCGGCGCTACCTTTCGGCCGTCGCCGACCGCTTCCGCATCCGCGAACGCACCCGCTTCCGCACCCGCGTCAAAGAGGCGCGCTGGAACGAGGCCGAGCGGACCTGGGCGGTCACCGCGATCGACGCCGACGGCCAGCCAGTCGTACTCAAGGCGGACGTGGTCCTGAGTGCGGTCGGCGTCCTCAACGTTCCTCAGAAGCCCGCGATTCCCGGCCTCGAGACCTTCCCCGGCCCGGTCGTCCATACGGCGGAGTGGACCGACGATCTCGACGTCACCGGCAAGCGCTTGGCGGTGGTCGGCAACGGCGCTTCAGCCATGCAGCTCGTTCCCGAGATCGCGCCGCGGGTCGGAGCGCTGACGGTCTTCGCGCGCTCCAAGCAGTGGGCGGCCCCCTTCCCGCAATTCCGCAAGGAGATTCCGGCCGACGTCCGTTACTTGATGAGCCAAGTGCCGCTCTACCGGCAGTGGTACGAACAGCGCCTGACCTGGACCTTCAACGACCGCGTCCACGGCACCTTGTTCAAGGACCCCGACTGGCCCGAGCCGGCGCGCGCGCTCAATGCCGTTAACGACGGTCACCGCCGCTTTTTCACCCAATATGTGGTCGACCAGCTCGGCGACCGCCAGGACCTCTTGGGCAAGGTGCTTCCCGACTTTCCGCCCTTCGCCAAGCGGATGCTGCTCGACAATGGCTGGTACCGCACGCTCCGCCGCGACAATGTCCAGCTGATCGACCAGCGCCTCGCCCGGGTCGAGGGCAACCGGCTGATCGCCAGCGATGGCGAGACGGCGGAGGCGGACGTTCTCGTCCTCGCCACTGGCTTTCGCGCGTCCGAAGTGCTGGGATCCTACGACGTCATCGGGCGCGGCGGCGAGCGGCTGCGTGACGTGTGGGAGGTCGACAATGCATCGGCCTATCTGGGCACCGCGGTCCCCGGCTTTCCCAACTTCTTCATCCTCCTGGGGCCCAATGTCGGCTCGGGCCACGGCGGCAGCATGATCCGCTCGATCGAGAACCAGATGCATTATATCTTGGAGGCCTTGAAGCTCCTCGCTGGTTCGGGCGCCAAGACGATCGAAGTCCGCCAGCAAGTCTATGACGACTATCGCGCGAAGATCGACGCGGCGCACGAACGGATGGTGTGGACCCACCAGGGGGCCGACAATTGGTATCGCAACTCGCGCGGGCGGATCGTGGCGATCACGCCGTGGCGCAACGACGATTTCTGGCGCATGACCCGGACCGCCGACGCCAAGGACTATGTGCTCCAGGGTGCGGCGGACCGCGTGGCCGGGGAGCCCGCGGCGGCGAAGTAGCAAAGGGCCTGTCATGCACTACGGCGACCTTCAGACGAGCATCTACCTGGCTGGCCTCGAGGGGAAATTGCCCAATTTTCCGACCGACTTCGCCTCGCTCCGCCGCGCGGCCGAAGCCGCGATGCCGCCGTCGGTGCTCAATTATGTCCAGGGCGGCTGCGGCGACGAATGGACGCAGGACGTCAACGCCGCCGCCTTCCGCCATTGGGGCATGGTGCCGCGGATGCTGGTCGACACCACCCGCCGCGACCTCTCGATCGAGCTGTTCGGTGAGCGGCTGCCGAGCCCGCTGTTCATGGCGCCCATCGGCGTCAACGGCATCTGCACCGCCGATGGTCACGGCGACCTGGCTGCCGCCGAGGCTGCGGCCGCGACGGGTGTCCCCTTCTGCCTGTCGACGCTCGGCAACGATCCGATTGAGCGCGTCGCCGCGGCGACCGGCGAGACGCCCTGCTTCTTCCAGCTCTACACGCCCAAGGACGAGGAGCTGGCGCAGAGTCTGGTCGGCCGCGCCGAAGCCGCGGGCGCCAAAGCTCTGGTGGTGACGCTTGACACGTGGGTGACGGGCTGGCGGCCGCGCGACCTCAACACGGCGAGCTTCCCCCAGCTGCGCGGCGCGGTGCTCGAAAACTATTTTTCCGATCCCGTCTTCCGGTCGCGGCTGGCGAAACCGCCGGAAGAAGATCGCAAGGCGGCCATCGGCCACTGGGCGCAGACCTTCGGTAAAGTGCTGACCTGGCAGGACCTGCCTTGGCTCAAGAGCCTCTCGAAGATGCCACTGGTGCTCAAAGGCATCTGCCACCCCGACGATGCGCGCCGCGCGATCGATGGCGGTGCGGACGCCATCTACGTTTCCAACCACGGCGGTCGGCAGGCCAATGGCGGGATCGCGGCGATCGACCTCTTGCCCGCGATCGTGGCGGCGGCCGGCTCGACCCCGGTCCTGTTCGACAGCGGGGTTCGCTCAGGGACCGACGTCATCAAGGCCGTTGCGTTGGGCGCGACCGCGGTCGGGGTCGGTCGACCCTATGCCTATGGCCTCGCGGTCGGCGGCGCCGAGGGCGCGGCGCATGTGCTCCGCTGCATCCTCGCCGAGGCCGACTTGCTGATGGCCGTCAACGGCTATCCGACGCTGGCCGAGGTCCGCGCGGCCGGGGCCGTCCGCTCGGCGGCTTAGACGGCGGGAGGCGTGGCGGTGCTGTCAGACTAACGCGCACTTTTCTCTGATAGGGGTACCTGTGGCTTTGACGGGAAGACTTAGCCGACGAACGATTGCCGCTCGCAAAGTCACCCGTAGCTTTGCCGCGATAAGCAAAGACCGGCGGCTCTACCCAATAATTGGGGAACTGAAAACGCAGCGAAGCCCACCCTTCCCTGCGCCAGCCCTCAATGATTCTGCCCCGCTCCGGGATCAGGTGAAGCGTCCGCCAACGCGATAGCCAGAAACTTGTCGCCAGACCGGCCTGGCCGGCCCCAATCACCAGCGCGTGAACAATCTCGGGCTCGCGCTTCATTGGCGCAATTATCGCAGGCCGCCCCGCTCCGTCACGCTTTCTCAAGCGAGCAAAGTAATGTCCGTTTACGACCCATTGCGGACGTTCACTCCGAATAAACAGATGCGCCTTGGAAGCGGACCTGGAACTCCGCGTTGGTGAGCGGCAGGCTGGCCCTGGTGCTATAAAAAAGACCGGGATGTTACGGAGAAATCTTCAGGTCCGATCCCATAGCATCCAGTTCCAGCAGCTTTGCCGCGAGGTCTTGCTGTCGGAATGGTTTGACGAGGCGCGCAAGGTCTGGCGCCACCCCTTCGGCTTCCGCGTAACCGGATACCAACAGAACCTTGAGATCAGGATGTTCGGCCCGCGCTACCTGCGCCAGCTCACTTCCAGTCATCCCCGGCATCAGATGGTCAGTCACAAGTAGGTCAAATCGCTCATCACTGTGCAAGATCGCTAAGGCGTCGGCAGCGGAAGTGGCTTCCACGATCGTGTATCCCAATCGCGCCAACATGTCGCCCGTACTGATCCGCACCAGTTCTTCATCATCTACAAGTAGCGCGCGTCCACCGCTTGCGACGCTCGGACTGGATCCAAGCCGGACCTCGTTGGCCACCGCGACGTTGGTGGTCGGAAGCCAAACTTCCACGTTGGTCCCGAGCCCTGGCCTACTGTTTATGGTGAGAGCTCCACCAAGTTGCGACGCAAGGCCATGAACCATCGACAAGCCAAGACCAGTGCCGCGCCCAACACCCTTGGTGGAGAAGAATGGTTCGATGGCTCGCTCACGCGTGGCCTCATCCATGCCAATGCCCGTATCCGAAACGGACAGTCGAATATAGCGCGCGGGTACAAGAGGCGCAGGAAGCGCGTCATTCGGCTCAAAGGCGTCGACCGACAAGCGCAGCGTGCCGCCTTCCGGCATCGCGTCGCGCGCATTAACGCTGAGATTCAGAACCGCCATTTCAATCTGATTGGCGTCGGCAATCGCCGACGGCAGCCCGTCCGCCACTTCGACGCTGACCTTGATCTGAGGCCCGCTGGTACTGGCGATCAGATAGGCCATGCTTTGCACCAGCTCGCCGATGTCCACTGGCTTTGGCTGGAGAGGTTGCCGGCGCGCGAAGGCGAGCAAACGCTGGACCAACACCCGCGCTCGTTCGGCTGACTGAAGGGCACCGTCGATCAACCGCTGCTCACGCTCGCTTCCGATCTGTTTGCGCTGCAACAGATCGAGTGAACCAATGATGGGGCTGAGGAGATTATTGAAATCGTGCGCCACGCCCCCGGTAAGCGCTCCCATCGCCTCCATCTTCTGGCTTTGCCGGAGCTGCTCGTGCGCCCGCTCCAATTCTGCGGTGCGATCGTCGACGCGCTGCTCCAGTGTCTGGTTGAGCTCCCGCAACTTTTCTTCGGCCTGCTTACGGTCCGTGATGTCGACCTGGATACCGTCCCATACGACTGTCCCGTCGGGCTGGCGGCGTGGCTCGGACCGCAGATGGGCCCAACGGACCTCACCGTTCGCATGCCGGAACCGGACCTCGACGTCGAAAATCGTGCAGTCGCGGATCGCCTGAACTGATGCGATCGCGAAGCGCTCACGATCCTCTTCGACGATCATCTGGTATGGCAGCGTGGGATCGGCCATTACCTGTTCGACAGTTAGCCCGCTCATCCTTTCGTGGCTTTGCGACAGGTAACTGAAGCGGCGATTGGTCCCGTCGGCGTTGCCGGTCATTTGGTAGACCGAGCCCCCCGGCAGATTGTCGGTCAAGGCGCGCAGGCGAGCCTCACTCTCGCGCAATGCTTCAATCGCGGCATGCTGTGTCGTTACGTCATGCCCTTCGACGAAAATGCCGGTAACCTGACCCCGCTCATCCGTCAGCGGTTCATAGATGAAGTCGAGGAATTGCTCTTCCAGCGCGCCACCTTGCATAGTTTCTAGCCGGATCGGCACGCCCGCCGCGACCACCCTCTCGCCGCTGGAGAAAACCTGATCCAGCAGCGCGAAGAATGCCTGATCCTCGAGATCGGGGAACGTGTCGCGCACCGCTCGGCCAACGTAGTCGCGATCGCCGAACAATCGGCGGTAGGTGGAATTGACGAATTCGAACTCGTGATTGGGACCGCGCAGAATGGTAATAAATCCTGGCGCCTGCTCGAACATGCGCGCCAGCCGTTGTCGCTCCTCCTGCTCGCGCTGGCGCAGCAGGACCGCCTCGGTGGTCTCAGTGCAAGTGCAAAACATGCCTGCGACCAAGCCATCGTCGCCAAAGACAGGCGAATAGGAGAAGGTAAACCAGGTCTTCTCGTCATAGCCCTTGCGATTCATCACGAGCGGCAAATCCTCGCGGAAGCTAGCTTCCCCGCTCAGCGCAGCTTCGATCAGAGGCGAGATGTCGGACCAAATCTCCGACCAAATCTCCTTGAAGCCCGCGCCGAGGGCCTCGGGATGCTTGCTGCCCAGAATCTCCGCGTAGTTATCATTGTAAAGGAAGGTGAGGTCGGGACCCCACGCGACAAACATTGGAAATCGCGAGTTTAGCAAAAGGCCCACAATAACCTGCAAGGACATCGGCCAGTTTTCCCGTCGGCCGAGGGCTGACGTCGCCCAATCGTGCGAATGCATCAATTGCTCGACGTTACCGCCGTCAAACTTGTGATTAGAATGCCTCGAGGGCGAGGATACCGTCATTAGCACGATTTACCTTCAACGATCCCGCGCGTTGAGCAGGTCAGGTCGCAGTGAGACCGGCTATGAGCCAGCGCAAGGCAAATCGTCTTTCAATAGGCCGACGTAAACAACACGGTCGATAGGCCACGGGCGCCCATGACAAATACTTTCTTGCTCGCTTCAACGGTCTGACCAATCAAAACAGCGTCGCCGACGCGGAGCTGATCACCGCAGCTGACTGTCCTTACTGCCGCGCCGATTGAACGCGGGCGCCAATGGTCGATCGCGGCTGCTTTGGCACGTCACACAAGTGGTCACCCCAGGCACCGCGCGGCGGCGACCCTCCGGGATGACTTCGCCACATAGCTTACAAAAAGGCTCGCTCTCGCCACTGGGGATGCGCGCCCGGGCAGCCAGCACCGCGTCCGCCACCGTGTCGTCAATTTGATCCTGCACCGCGCCGTCGCGCGTCCAACCGCCGGCCATGTGGCTCTCCATTATGGATCGATTCTCCATTATGGATCGATATGGGGAGCGGAGGTGATCAGTGCCACACTCACGTATGAACAAAACCGTAAACTCCGGATAGCCTTTTCAGGTCGCGCTCAGGGCCGCCTAGGGGTTCTTTACGGGAGCGGGTCTCGCTGCGCGAATGTCTGCTTTCGACCCATTGCAGACATTAGCAGTAATCCGCTCGCCGCTAGTGGGCTGACAGCGGCACAACGCTGTCCTGGGCGTTCACAATCTGCCAGCAATTGTGGCGCTTGAGCCACGTATCTGTCCAGACGAACTTGCCCCGGCGACCGCCCTTTTTGGTCCAGGTCTCGCTTCCTTGCGCAACCGCGGTGTCGCCGAACATGCGGACATGAACATAGTCCGGATTGTTGCTGAGAAATGATCCCGGTCCGGCTGCCGCGAAACCGACTGCGGCCTTCTTGTCGTACACCTTACCGTCAAGCACCCAGATAAAGTCTTCCGCAAGGATGCGCTTCACGACCGAAGCATCGTTCGTTGCGACTGATTTGGCCCAAGCCTCTTCGCTCTGCACGATGTATCGCTCGACATCCTGCTGCCTTGACAGCTTCGGCGCAGGGCAAGGCGCTGCAGCAGCCCCAGTAGCGGACAGCAGAGCCAGTCCGGCGAGCAGGTGCGGTGATTTCAGGCGCACGTATCTCATGGCAAATCTCCCCGACGCGCCTTGTCGCTTATCATGGGGCTCATGCCAATGGCGCACCCGTTTCGGGCATGCAGCGTCATTGGGTTAAGGCGCTACGATTTCTTTCTTCATAAAAATGCTGATGTCCCGAAACACTTGAGGAAGTGCGTAATAGGCCTCGCACGGCACGAAGCCCGCTTCCTCGTACAAACGCAGCGCGCCCTTCATGAAGCGGGTCGTTTCAAGGCACATGCGCAAATATCCCGCCGCGGCGGCTTTTTCGGTGAGCGATGCGATCATCATTGCGCCCAGGCCAGTTTCCCGGAATGTGGGCCGCACATAGAGACGCTTCACCTCGCACATTCCCGGGCTCATCTCGCGGTAGCCGATGCATGCCGCAGGCGTTGAACACGCCGATGCAAGCAGCGTCATCGCAGGTAATTCACTCCCCTCCGGATAATAGAACTGAGCCACCTCATCCGCCAAAATGCCGAGCTTTTGCGTTTCGGCAATGTCCCAGGCGGCGAGCTCGGCGGCCAGCTCCGCTGCGCTCGCAAAATCCTTCTCGCTTTCGCACTGCTTGATGGTGAACATCAGTCGATGTGGCTTTCCCGCTCGGCTCCGCTAGACGTATCCGCTGCCGGGGGGAAAAACCATGCAGCGATTGACACAAGTTCCGCTGGGGATGCGGATCCTGGCGGGCGTCTTGGTGGGCATCGCCGTCGGCCTCTTGTTCCCGAAACCAGGAACGGCGGCGTGGGCCGATACATTGGCAATGTCCGGTCAGGTCGCCGGGCAGTTGTGGCTGGCGTCGTTGCAGATGACCGTTCTGCCCCTCGTCTTCGCCTTGCTGACCACCGGCCTCGCCCGGGCGGGCTCCGGCGCGGGGGGAGGAGGCATCGCCAAGCGCGCGGTACTCGTTTTCGCCGCGCTCTATGCGATGGGTCTCGCGGTCGGCGTCGTCCTCAATCTCTTGCTGCTGAAGCTGTGGCCGGTCTCTGCCACCGCGCTGGCAGCGTTTCAGAATGTCCGGTCGGCGTCGGTAGACGTGAAAGTTCCGTTGGTCGGCGATATCGTCCTCGGCATCGTGCCGCCGAATGTCTTTGCAGCGCTGGCCGCAGGTGCGGTTTTGCCCGTCGTTGTGTTCGCGGTTCTTTTCGGCCTCGCGATGGCGCGGACCGATGAGCCTCGACGTACGGACATCATGAAGCTCATCGATACGATCGCCGACATCATGTTCACCATCGTCGGCTGGGTGCTTCTTCTGGCTCCGCTCGGCGTGCTTGGACTGGCGATGGGTACTGCGCACAAGACCGGCGTCGGAATGCTGTGGGGGCTGGGCGGTTACTTGCGCCACATGGTCACCGTTCTGCTCGTGATGTTGGCGCTTGCCTATCCTGTGGCCGCATTTTGGGGACGAATCGGCCTTCGCCGATTTGCAGCGGGCGTGGCGCCGAGCCAATTGGTTGCCCTGGGAACGCAAAGCAGCGTCGCGTCACTGCCCGTTATGTTGAAGTCCGCTGATGCGTTGGGCGTTTCCGAGGAGACCGCCAACGTTACCTTGCCGCTGGCCGTTTCCATTTTCCGGTTCGTCGGACCGCCCCTGACACTCACTTATGCGGTCTACGCTGCCGCGATGGCGGGCGCGCCACCTTCATTGGGCTTGATGGTTCTGTGCGCAGCGATTGCGATGCTGATGGAGTTCGCTGCCGCGGGGCTTCCAAATCAAGTCAATCTTTTCGCAGTTTCGGCACCCGCGTTTGCGGCAGTGGGCGCGCCCCTGGGGTTTCTGCCGGTGTTCCTTTCGGTCGATGTAATTCCCGATGCGATCGCGACAACCGGAATTGTTAGCATGGATGTTGCGGCGACGACCGCAGTGAACCGAATGCAAACTTCCCAGAGCGCTTAGACGACGCGCCCGCGCAGAACTGCCGGGTAATCACTGACCGTAATGTCTGCTTTCCACCCATTTCAGACGTTCGCCCTATGAGTTGCTCGCTGAGCATAGGTCTGACCTCGTCGACGGCTCATGCGGGCTTCGTGGCGGCTGATGCGGTCAAGGTCGCGCCTAACCTTCAGAGCGCCGTAGATCGCGTTCACAGCCGCATTCACGCCAGACCAGCGGTCGTGCTCCCTTTCGCAGCCTAGGCCTTCCCAGAAGCTCTCAAACGGCCATCGGGGCAGGTCTTGGTTCGGCCGGCTGCAATGCAGGAGCCAAGCCAGGGCGAGCGCCAGACCTCTTGTTCGCTCAACAGGAGAGGCGTGCGAGGCGGCGGCTGCCTCTTCGATCGCATCCAACGCCAAGGCTTCGAGCTGAGCGGGTCCGAGTCGGCGCATGCTGGCTGAAGAACAAACGCGGTACGAACGCGCAAGAGGCTTCATTAGCTGAGCTACAGTTCGAGACTTTCGGAGAGCTCCAGAGCATCGTCTACCTCGACGCCGAGATAGCGCACCGTGCTCTCCAGCTTCGTGTGGCCGAGCAGGAGCTGGCAGGCGCGAAGATTGCCCGTCTTCTTGTAGAGCAAGGAAACCTTCGTACGGCGCATGCTGTGAGTGCCATAAGCGGCCGGATCGAGGCCGATCAGCGCCACCCACTTGTCGACCAGCCGAGCATACTGCCGCGTGCTCAAGTGAGCGCCAGCCTTGCTGCGGCTCGGAAAGAGCCAGTCACCGTGCGCCAGGCGCTTGTAGGTAAGCCAGGCTGCGATCGAGCGGCGGGTCTGCTCCGTCACCTCGAACTGCACGGGTCGGCCAGTCTTGTGCTGGAGGATCATCACGCGGGAGCGCACGCCGGAGGCGGAGACGAGGTCGGAGATCTTCAGCGCCACCAAGTCACAGCCGCGCAGTTTGCTGTCGAGCGCCAGGTCGAACAGCGCCAGGTCTCTCGCCTTCATCGCCACCTGCAAGCGGATGCGGATACCCCAGACATGCACCGGCTTTAGCGCCAGCTTAGCGCCAGTGGTCTTGCGGCTGGCGGCCGGCCGAGCAGGCAGTGGCAGTGACAGGTTGAGCATGTGAGCCTCCAGCGGTTGCCAGAGAGCTACGGTCGAGAGGTCGCGAGTGTCCGAGATGGGTGGAAAGAAGACCTGCGAACTTAGCTTCCGATCTTCGGCGGTCGCGCAGAGATGAAGCCGACCGGTGCGCCTGTGCGCTGCGCCCAGTCCAACATGCAATTTAGGGAAGAGAACGGAAAGCTGTCGAGGTCGCCGTTCGGCGTGATGAGGGCGCGCTTTCGACTTTCACCATCGACAGTCCAGACCAACTCCTTTGGTTTCAGACCGCAGCGAGCAGCTTGCTGCCGAATGGAGCCTTCAAGAGAGGAGGAGGCTCCAACAAGCATCATGAAGGACACACAAAGATCACGATCCATTGTGACCCCGACTGCGAATGTCCGCAATGGGTCGAAGGCAGACATTCAGAACTAAGCGCCGGCCATTACCGCAAATGCATTGAATCTGGCCCCTTAACTTCGCACCAGTCATCAACACCGAGAGTCGCAGACATAATCTCCAGCAGCGTTGGCGCGTTAATTTTGCTCTCGTCAGGCATGACGATGTTCATGCCCGTGACGCCGCTAGCCCAACGCACCCCGTTGCGCACACCCAAGGTGTGAAA
The Sphingomonas ginsengisoli An et al. 2013 genome window above contains:
- a CDS encoding flavin-containing monooxygenase, giving the protein MTALETKTVDRERLASGIAQANIPSLLMVLVQLTGDSTWLEAPFAPHRAGGLDDNDSGGLPEDIQQQIREAARDAIFAFLDGEAEVDPAPDDARLAQMLSVAMGEPVPPEYGEIVSFNLGIRQADPQLPGDRKLKAIVIGGGISGLCAAVNLERAGIDWEILEKNDDVGGTWFENRYPGCGVDTPNLTYTFSFAEWDWAHYFPLQTEIRRYLSAVADRFRIRERTRFRTRVKEARWNEAERTWAVTAIDADGQPVVLKADVVLSAVGVLNVPQKPAIPGLETFPGPVVHTAEWTDDLDVTGKRLAVVGNGASAMQLVPEIAPRVGALTVFARSKQWAAPFPQFRKEIPADVRYLMSQVPLYRQWYEQRLTWTFNDRVHGTLFKDPDWPEPARALNAVNDGHRRFFTQYVVDQLGDRQDLLGKVLPDFPPFAKRMLLDNGWYRTLRRDNVQLIDQRLARVEGNRLIASDGETAEADVLVLATGFRASEVLGSYDVIGRGGERLRDVWEVDNASAYLGTAVPGFPNFFILLGPNVGSGHGGSMIRSIENQMHYILEALKLLAGSGAKTIEVRQQVYDDYRAKIDAAHERMVWTHQGADNWYRNSRGRIVAITPWRNDDFWRMTRTADAKDYVLQGAADRVAGEPAAAK
- a CDS encoding alpha-hydroxy-acid oxidizing protein, whose product is MHYGDLQTSIYLAGLEGKLPNFPTDFASLRRAAEAAMPPSVLNYVQGGCGDEWTQDVNAAAFRHWGMVPRMLVDTTRRDLSIELFGERLPSPLFMAPIGVNGICTADGHGDLAAAEAAAATGVPFCLSTLGNDPIERVAAATGETPCFFQLYTPKDEELAQSLVGRAEAAGAKALVVTLDTWVTGWRPRDLNTASFPQLRGAVLENYFSDPVFRSRLAKPPEEDRKAAIGHWAQTFGKVLTWQDLPWLKSLSKMPLVLKGICHPDDARRAIDGGADAIYVSNHGGRQANGGIAAIDLLPAIVAAAGSTPVLFDSGVRSGTDVIKAVALGATAVGVGRPYAYGLAVGGAEGAAHVLRCILAEADLLMAVNGYPTLAEVRAAGAVRSAA
- a CDS encoding PAS domain-containing protein; translated protein: MFVAWGPDLTFLYNDNYAEILGSKHPEALGAGFKEIWSEIWSDISPLIEAALSGEASFREDLPLVMNRKGYDEKTWFTFSYSPVFGDDGLVAGMFCTCTETTEAVLLRQREQEERQRLARMFEQAPGFITILRGPNHEFEFVNSTYRRLFGDRDYVGRAVRDTFPDLEDQAFFALLDQVFSSGERVVAAGVPIRLETMQGGALEEQFLDFIYEPLTDERGQVTGIFVEGHDVTTQHAAIEALRESEARLRALTDNLPGGSVYQMTGNADGTNRRFSYLSQSHERMSGLTVEQVMADPTLPYQMIVEEDRERFAIASVQAIRDCTIFDVEVRFRHANGEVRWAHLRSEPRRQPDGTVVWDGIQVDITDRKQAEEKLRELNQTLEQRVDDRTAELERAHEQLRQSQKMEAMGALTGGVAHDFNNLLSPIIGSLDLLQRKQIGSEREQRLIDGALQSAERARVLVQRLLAFARRQPLQPKPVDIGELVQSMAYLIASTSGPQIKVSVEVADGLPSAIADANQIEMAVLNLSVNARDAMPEGGTLRLSVDAFEPNDALPAPLVPARYIRLSVSDTGIGMDEATRERAIEPFFSTKGVGRGTGLGLSMVHGLASQLGGALTINSRPGLGTNVEVWLPTTNVAVANEVRLGSSPSVASGGRALLVDDEELVRISTGDMLARLGYTIVEATSAADALAILHSDERFDLLVTDHLMPGMTGSELAQVARAEHPDLKVLLVSGYAEAEGVAPDLARLVKPFRQQDLAAKLLELDAMGSDLKISP
- a CDS encoding DksA/TraR family C4-type zinc finger protein — protein: MAGGWTRDGAVQDQIDDTVADAVLAARARIPSGESEPFCKLCGEVIPEGRRRAVPGVTTCVTCQSSRDRPLAPAFNRRGSKDSQLR
- a CDS encoding nuclear transport factor 2 family protein — protein: MRYVRLKSPHLLAGLALLSATGAAAAPCPAPKLSRQQDVERYIVQSEEAWAKSVATNDASVVKRILAEDFIWVLDGKVYDKKAAVGFAAAGPGSFLSNNPDYVHVRMFGDTAVAQGSETWTKKGGRRGKFVWTDTWLKRHNCWQIVNAQDSVVPLSAH
- a CDS encoding GNAT family N-acetyltransferase, encoding MFTIKQCESEKDFASAAELAAELAAWDIAETQKLGILADEVAQFYYPEGSELPAMTLLASACSTPAACIGYREMSPGMCEVKRLYVRPTFRETGLGAMMIASLTEKAAAAGYLRMCLETTRFMKGALRLYEEAGFVPCEAYYALPQVFRDISIFMKKEIVAP
- a CDS encoding dicarboxylate/amino acid:cation symporter; protein product: MQRLTQVPLGMRILAGVLVGIAVGLLFPKPGTAAWADTLAMSGQVAGQLWLASLQMTVLPLVFALLTTGLARAGSGAGGGGIAKRAVLVFAALYAMGLAVGVVLNLLLLKLWPVSATALAAFQNVRSASVDVKVPLVGDIVLGIVPPNVFAALAAGAVLPVVVFAVLFGLAMARTDEPRRTDIMKLIDTIADIMFTIVGWVLLLAPLGVLGLAMGTAHKTGVGMLWGLGGYLRHMVTVLLVMLALAYPVAAFWGRIGLRRFAAGVAPSQLVALGTQSSVASLPVMLKSADALGVSEETANVTLPLAVSIFRFVGPPLTLTYAVYAAAMAGAPPSLGLMVLCAAIAMLMEFAAAGLPNQVNLFAVSAPAFAAVGAPLGFLPVFLSVDVIPDAIATTGIVSMDVAATTAVNRMQTSQSA
- a CDS encoding tyrosine-type recombinase/integrase, giving the protein MLNLSLPLPARPAASRKTTGAKLALKPVHVWGIRIRLQVAMKARDLALFDLALDSKLRGCDLVALKISDLVSASGVRSRVMILQHKTGRPVQFEVTEQTRRSIAAWLTYKRLAHGDWLFPSRSKAGAHLSTRQYARLVDKWVALIGLDPAAYGTHSMRRTKVSLLYKKTGNLRACQLLLGHTKLESTVRYLGVEVDDALELSESLEL